The following proteins are co-located in the Macaca thibetana thibetana isolate TM-01 chromosome 6, ASM2454274v1, whole genome shotgun sequence genome:
- the TAF9 gene encoding transcription initiation factor TFIID subunit 9, producing MESGKMASPKSMPKDAQMMAQILKDMGITEYEPRVINQMLEFAFRYVTTILDDAKIYSSHAKKATVDADDVRLAIQCRADQSFTSPPPRDFLLDIARQRNQTPLPLIKPYSGPRLPPDRYCLTAPNYRLKSLQKKASTSAGRITVPRLSVGSVTSRPSTPTLGTPTPQTMSVSTKVGTPMSLTGQRFTVQMPTSQSPAVKASIPATSAVQNVLINPSLIGSKNILITTNMVSSQNAANESSNALKRKREDDDDDDDDDDDYDNL from the coding sequence ATGGAGTCTGGCAAGATGGCTTCTCCCAAGAGCATGCCGAAAGATGCACAGATGATGGCACAAATCCTGAAGGATATGGGGATTACAGAATATGAGCCAAGAGTTATAAATCAGATGTTGGAGTTTGCCTTCCGATATGTGACCACAATTCTAGATGATGCAAAAATTTATTCAAGCCATGCTAAGAAAGCTACCGTTGATGCAGATGATGTGCGATTGGCAATCCAGTGCCGCGCTGACCAGTCTTTTACCTCTCCTCCCCCAAGAGATTTTTTATTAGATATCGCAAGGCAAAGAAATCAAACCCCTTTGCCACTGATCAAGCCATATTCAGGTCCTAGGTTGCCACCTGATAGATACTGCTTAACAGCTCCAAACTATAGGCTGaaatctttacagaaaaaggCATCAACTTCTGCGGGAAGAATAACAGTCCCGCGGTTAAGTGTTGGTTCAGTTACTAGCAGACCAAGTACTCCCACACTAGGCACACCAACCCCACAGACCATGTCTGTTTCAACTAAAGTAGGGACTCCCATGTCCCTCACAGGTCAAAGGTTTACAGTACAGATGCCTACTTCGCAGTCTCCAGCTGTAAAAGCTTCAATTCCTGCAACCTCAGCAGTTCAGAATGTTCTGATTAATCCATCATTAATTGGGTCCAAAAACATTCTTATTACCACTAATATGGTGTCATCACAAAATGCTGCCAATGAATCATCAAATGCATTGAAAAGAAAAcgtgaagatgatgatgatgacgatgatgatgacgatgactATGATAATTTGTAA